CGTCCAGTCCTCGACCTGGGCGGCGCATGCGTTCAGGCGCAACACCTGGCCGGAAACGAACGCGCTTTTGGGGGACAGGAAAAAGCGCAAGGCGCCGTCCAACTGGTCTTCGGCACCGGCGCCGACATACAGCAGGTTGGCCGTGGCGCCATTGCGCAGTTCCTTGGCCAGCGAGCGACTGAAACCTTCGAGCGCGCGCTGGGCGACGCTGGCCTGTGGGTCGTCGAGGCCCTCCGGCGGGCGACCGAGGATCACCACGTGGGCGCAGGGCGCCAGGCTGCGCAGCAAGGGCTGGAAGAATTCGCGCAACTGCTTGAGCTGGTCGCTGTCGGACAGGTGACTGGCGTCGAACACCACGGCCTTGAGCTTCGGCCCGAGGCCGGCGACCCAGGGTGCGCAGACCAGGCTGTCGTCATTGAAGCTGTAGCAATCGGCGGTCAGGCGCGGGGCAATTGTCTCGACATGCCTGGCCAGCGGCCCGCCACCGAGCACCAGCGCACCCTCCACCGGGCGCAGGCGGCCGGCTTGCCAGCGCTCCAGCGGCACCGGGCGCGGCAGGCCGAGGGCATCGACCAGGCGGCGGCCGAGGGCGGAGTTGGCAAAACCGATGTAGCGATCGCTCATGGGGGTTCTCCCTGAAAGGCAAGCATGCAGTGTGGACCAAGTTTGTCGCAGGGGCGTTCGAATGCTGTAAAAGAACCTAGTCTTACGGATCAATTTGTTTCAGGAGGAACAGGCATGCGTTCAACTCGCCGGGTCGCGATCCTGGGTGGAAACCGGATCCCTTTCGCCCGCTCCAATGGCGCCTATGCCAAGGCCAGCAACCAGGCGATGCTCACCGCCACCCTGGAAGGGCTGATCGAACGCTTCCGCTTGCATGGCCTGTGCCTGGGCGAAGTGGCCGCAGGCGCGGTGCTCAAGCATTCCCACGACATGAGCCTGACCCGCGAATGCGTGCTCGGCTCGCGGCTGGCGCCGCAGACCCCGGCCTACGACATCCAGCAGGCCTGTGGCACGGGGCTTGAAGCGGCGTTGCTGGTGGCCAACAAGATCGCCCTTGGGCAGATCGACAGCGGTATCGCCGGCGGTGTCGACACCACCTCCGACGCGCCGATCGCGGTCAACGAGGGTCTGCGCCAGATCCTGCTGCTGGCCCATCGCGGGCGGAACCTGGGCGAGCGGCTCAAGCCGTTTCTCAAGCTGCGGCCCAGGCATCTGATCCCGACGTTGCCGCGCAACGGCGAACCGCGTACGGGGTTGTCCATGGGTGAGCACTGCGAGCAGATGGCCCAGGCCTGGCACATCGAGCGCGCCGAGCAGGACGAGCTGACCCTGCTCAGCCACCAGAACCTGGCGACGTCCTATGCCGAAGGCTG
This genomic stretch from Pseudomonas entomophila harbors:
- a CDS encoding acetyl-CoA C-acetyltransferase translates to MRSTRRVAILGGNRIPFARSNGAYAKASNQAMLTATLEGLIERFRLHGLCLGEVAAGAVLKHSHDMSLTRECVLGSRLAPQTPAYDIQQACGTGLEAALLVANKIALGQIDSGIAGGVDTTSDAPIAVNEGLRQILLLAHRGRNLGERLKPFLKLRPRHLIPTLPRNGEPRTGLSMGEHCEQMAQAWHIERAEQDELTLLSHQNLATSYAEGWHDDLLTPYLGLARDNNLRPDLTLEQLAALKPVFDRSGLGTLTPGNSTPLTDGASLVLLGSEQWAEEHDLEVMAYLVDGENAAVDFVHGQEGLLMAPVYAVPRLLARNGLTLQDFDYYEIHEAFAAQVLCTLKAWEDADYCRTRLGLEAPLGAIDRSKLNVHGSSLAAGHPFAATGGRILVNMAKLLARRGKGRGLISICAAGGQGVTAIVER